From the Arthrobacter sp. PM3 genome, one window contains:
- a CDS encoding DUF3043 domain-containing protein has product MFGRKKEAPAAQDVVDQQAAEAAARGAVAGKGAPTPKRSVQEAARKRPLVPEDRKASKAAERAAVTEQRLKMRQAMDSGDEKFLPVRDKGPQKRFARDYVDARFSLGEYLMFGALVFVIVSLLVPASSQQMIYVLGAFWVMFLAVFVDVFILSRKLKKRLGEKFGEVERGTVWYGSMRSLQFRRLRLPKPQVGRGEFPS; this is encoded by the coding sequence GTGTTTGGACGTAAAAAAGAAGCGCCAGCGGCGCAAGACGTAGTTGATCAGCAGGCGGCCGAGGCGGCAGCCCGTGGCGCCGTGGCCGGAAAGGGCGCTCCGACGCCCAAGCGCAGCGTCCAGGAGGCGGCCCGCAAACGCCCGCTCGTCCCGGAAGACCGCAAGGCTTCCAAGGCTGCAGAGCGCGCCGCCGTCACCGAGCAGCGGCTCAAGATGCGGCAGGCCATGGACAGCGGCGACGAGAAGTTCCTTCCGGTCCGCGACAAGGGCCCGCAGAAGAGGTTTGCCCGCGACTACGTCGATGCCCGCTTCAGCCTGGGCGAGTACCTGATGTTCGGTGCGCTGGTCTTCGTGATCGTCTCGCTGCTGGTGCCGGCGTCGAGCCAGCAGATGATCTACGTGCTGGGTGCCTTCTGGGTCATGTTCCTGGCCGTCTTCGTGGACGTCTTCATACTGTCCCGGAAACTGAAGAAGCGGCTCGGCGAGAAGTTCGGTGAGGTGGAGCGCGGCACTGTCTGGTACGGCTCGATGCGCTCCCTGCAGTTCCGCCGCCTGCGCCTGCCCAAGCCGCAGGTCGGCCGCGGAGAGTTCCCCTCCTGA
- a CDS encoding quinone-dependent dihydroorotate dehydrogenase has translation MRVYPTFFRLAFSWMDAERAHKIGFKAIRLAHSCGAGRVLQKFTAPAASLQTQAFGLTFPSPFGLAAGFDKEGHGIEALTELGFGHVEVGTITGQAQPGNPAPRLFRLVEDRAVINRMGFNNDGAAAVAPRLKSARAALQRHYPGVRPVIGVNIGKSKVVGLDDAVSDYLISARSLAPAADYLVVNVSSPNTPGLRLLQDVETLRPLLTAVGEEADKAAGRHVPLLVKIAPDLSDEDIDDVARLALDLKLDGIIATNTTTARTGLSASPEKIDACGAGGLSGAPLKQRSLEVLARLKAATGGALTLVSVGGVETAQDVQARLDAGATLVQGYTAFLYEGPFWAARINKLLAKHPSRR, from the coding sequence ATGCGCGTATACCCCACCTTTTTCCGGCTGGCCTTCTCATGGATGGACGCCGAACGCGCCCATAAGATCGGGTTCAAGGCCATCCGGCTGGCCCACAGCTGCGGCGCCGGGCGGGTGCTGCAGAAGTTCACCGCCCCGGCGGCATCACTGCAGACCCAGGCCTTCGGCCTGACGTTCCCCTCACCTTTCGGGCTCGCGGCCGGGTTCGACAAGGAAGGGCACGGCATCGAAGCGCTGACCGAACTCGGCTTCGGCCATGTGGAAGTCGGTACGATCACCGGCCAGGCCCAGCCCGGCAACCCGGCACCCCGGCTCTTCCGCCTCGTGGAAGACCGTGCCGTCATCAACCGGATGGGATTCAACAACGACGGCGCCGCCGCGGTTGCCCCGCGCCTGAAGTCCGCCCGGGCCGCCCTGCAGCGGCACTATCCCGGCGTGCGCCCCGTGATCGGGGTCAACATCGGCAAGAGCAAGGTCGTCGGGCTGGACGACGCGGTCTCCGACTACCTCATCAGCGCCCGCAGCCTGGCCCCGGCGGCCGACTACCTCGTGGTCAACGTCAGCTCGCCCAACACCCCCGGGCTCCGGCTCCTCCAGGACGTCGAAACCCTGCGCCCGCTGCTAACCGCCGTGGGCGAAGAAGCGGACAAGGCCGCCGGCCGGCACGTGCCCCTCCTGGTCAAGATCGCGCCCGACCTCAGCGATGAGGACATCGACGACGTCGCACGCCTGGCGCTGGACCTGAAGCTGGACGGCATCATCGCCACCAACACCACCACCGCACGCACCGGGCTCTCCGCCAGCCCGGAGAAGATCGACGCCTGCGGCGCCGGCGGCCTGTCCGGGGCACCCCTGAAGCAGCGGTCCCTGGAAGTCCTGGCCCGGCTCAAGGCCGCCACGGGCGGCGCACTGACCCTCGTCTCGGTGGGCGGCGTCGAAACCGCCCAGGATGTCCAGGCGCGCCTGGACGCCGGCGCCACCCTTGTCCAGGGGTACACGGCGTTCCTCTACGAAGGACCGTTCTGGGCCGCCCGCATCAACAAGCTGCTGGCCAAACACCCGAGCCGCCGCTAG
- a CDS encoding FAD-binding dehydrogenase, translated as MTSNDGVGTGGGRAEGDGIRADVVVVGAGLAGLVAAAQAYAAGRRVAVLDQEPEASVGGQAHWSFGGLFLVNSPEQRRLGVRDSEELALADWHASAGFDRDEDALAKQWAAAYVNFAAGEKRAWLASLGVRLFPLVQWAERGGYGPDGHGNTVPRFHVAWGTGPALVAPFLAKLREGEAAGRVSFHFRHRATGLVATAGRVSGVRGDLLEFSTAARGEASSRRRAGSFEATAGAVVVTTGGIGGNHDSVRSQWPGGTAPARMLSGVPASVDGDFLPAVGRAGGNLINGDRMWHYPEGIHNHTPVWPRHGIRILPGPSALWLDATGRMLPPPLFPGFDSLGALRHILSTGHAHSWFVLNRTIALKEFALSGSEQNPDLTGRDVRLLASRLRPGSDTPLQRFLDRGEDFLQAGTPAGLAAKMNDLTGGELIDAAALDRLVRARDRQFSSGLGKDPQLAAIRAARRFATDKIMRVAPPHRLLDPRHGPLFAVRLSILTRKSLGGLHTDLQSRVLDAAGHPLPGLFAAGEAAGFGGGGIHGYRALEGTFLGGCLFSGRSAGRAAAQAA; from the coding sequence ATGACCAGCAATGACGGTGTCGGGACGGGCGGCGGCCGGGCGGAGGGTGACGGTATCCGGGCCGACGTCGTGGTGGTCGGCGCGGGCCTTGCCGGGCTCGTGGCCGCGGCGCAGGCCTATGCGGCGGGCCGGCGGGTGGCGGTGCTGGACCAGGAACCGGAGGCCTCCGTCGGCGGCCAGGCCCACTGGTCCTTCGGCGGACTCTTCCTGGTCAACTCCCCCGAACAGCGCCGGCTCGGGGTGCGCGACAGCGAGGAGCTGGCCCTCGCCGACTGGCACGCGTCCGCCGGCTTTGACCGGGACGAGGACGCGCTGGCCAAGCAGTGGGCGGCGGCGTACGTGAACTTCGCCGCCGGGGAGAAGCGGGCCTGGCTCGCCTCCCTGGGTGTGCGCCTGTTTCCCCTGGTGCAGTGGGCCGAGCGGGGCGGTTACGGACCCGACGGCCACGGCAACACTGTCCCGCGCTTCCACGTCGCGTGGGGCACCGGACCGGCCCTCGTGGCGCCGTTTCTTGCCAAGCTGCGCGAGGGCGAAGCCGCCGGGCGGGTGAGCTTCCACTTCCGCCACCGCGCCACCGGGCTTGTCGCCACAGCGGGACGGGTGAGCGGCGTCCGCGGCGACCTGCTTGAGTTCAGCACGGCGGCCCGGGGCGAGGCCTCGTCCAGGCGCCGGGCCGGCAGTTTCGAGGCCACGGCCGGTGCCGTGGTGGTGACGACCGGCGGGATCGGCGGCAACCACGATTCGGTCCGCAGCCAGTGGCCGGGCGGCACCGCCCCGGCGCGGATGCTGAGCGGCGTCCCCGCGTCCGTGGACGGTGATTTCCTACCGGCCGTGGGCCGGGCCGGGGGAAACCTCATCAACGGCGACAGGATGTGGCACTATCCGGAAGGCATCCACAACCACACCCCGGTCTGGCCGCGGCACGGCATCCGGATCCTGCCCGGCCCGTCCGCCCTGTGGCTGGATGCGACCGGGCGGATGCTTCCCCCTCCCCTGTTTCCCGGCTTCGATTCCCTCGGCGCGCTCCGCCACATCCTCTCCACGGGACATGCCCATTCGTGGTTTGTCCTCAACCGGACCATCGCCTTGAAGGAGTTCGCCCTGTCCGGATCAGAGCAGAATCCCGACCTCACCGGCCGGGATGTCCGTCTGCTCGCCTCGAGGCTCCGGCCCGGCAGCGACACCCCGCTGCAACGGTTCCTGGACCGCGGCGAGGACTTCCTGCAGGCAGGGACCCCCGCCGGACTCGCCGCGAAGATGAACGACCTGACCGGCGGGGAGCTCATTGACGCCGCCGCCCTGGACCGGCTGGTCCGGGCCAGGGACCGGCAGTTTTCCAGCGGACTGGGCAAGGACCCGCAGCTGGCCGCGATCCGGGCCGCCCGCCGTTTCGCGACGGACAAGATCATGCGGGTGGCGCCCCCGCACCGGCTGCTGGATCCGCGCCACGGGCCGCTGTTTGCCGTCCGGCTCTCCATCCTGACGCGCAAGAGCCTCGGCGGCCTCCACACGGATCTGCAGTCACGGGTCCTGGACGCCGCCGGGCACCCCCTCCCCGGACTGTTTGCCGCAGGCGAAGCGGCCGGGTTCGGTGGCGGCGGAATTCACGGGTACCGTGCGCTGGAGGGAACGTTCCTGGGCGGATGCCTGTTCTCGGGACGGTCGGCGGGCCGGGCCGCCGCGCAGGCCGCCTAG
- a CDS encoding alpha/beta hydrolase, producing the protein MQWQTDILGNDFQACTFEAAGPDGVLRTATLVRHTPPGPAEAAALPDRAVLFLHGWSDYFFNEELAEFWTGKGFEFFALDMHNHGRSLRPGTHGGYVTDLDNYDAEITAAIGIIGSLRPGGEGPPLTLMGHSTGGLIAALWADRHPGMASQLVLDSPWLEVHGSPALRRAARTMVEPFARFWPESVIRLPERAFYWRSISDAAEGEWSLDDAYRPPHAFPVRAGWLSAVLSGQARVARGLNIDVPVLVLISGASANGMFWKESMRRTDAVLDVNTIALRALSLGRTVTLERIDGALHDVFLSAPKVRADAYARLSRWMKAYVFD; encoded by the coding sequence ATGCAGTGGCAGACCGACATTTTGGGGAACGACTTCCAGGCGTGCACTTTCGAGGCGGCGGGCCCCGACGGCGTGCTGCGCACCGCCACCCTGGTCCGCCATACGCCCCCGGGGCCGGCGGAGGCCGCCGCACTTCCGGACCGGGCCGTACTGTTCCTGCACGGCTGGAGCGACTACTTCTTCAACGAGGAGCTCGCGGAGTTCTGGACCGGCAAGGGATTTGAGTTCTTCGCACTGGACATGCACAACCACGGCCGCAGCCTGCGGCCGGGAACGCACGGCGGCTACGTCACGGACCTGGACAACTACGACGCCGAGATCACCGCGGCGATCGGCATCATCGGTTCGCTGCGGCCCGGGGGCGAGGGGCCGCCGCTGACGCTGATGGGCCACTCCACCGGCGGTCTGATCGCGGCGCTGTGGGCCGACAGGCACCCGGGCATGGCCTCCCAGCTGGTCCTGGACAGCCCGTGGCTGGAGGTCCACGGCAGCCCGGCCCTGCGCCGCGCCGCGCGGACCATGGTGGAGCCGTTCGCCCGCTTCTGGCCCGAGTCGGTGATCCGGCTGCCCGAGCGCGCCTTCTACTGGCGCAGCATCAGCGACGCCGCGGAGGGTGAGTGGTCACTGGATGACGCGTACCGGCCGCCGCACGCCTTTCCGGTCCGGGCCGGCTGGCTGAGCGCGGTGCTCAGCGGCCAGGCCCGGGTGGCGCGCGGCCTGAACATCGACGTCCCCGTCCTGGTCCTCATCTCCGGGGCCAGTGCCAACGGGATGTTCTGGAAGGAGTCGATGCGCCGCACCGACGCGGTCCTGGACGTGAACACGATTGCCCTGCGCGCCCTGAGCCTGGGCCGCACCGTCACTCTTGAGCGGATCGACGGTGCGCTTCACGACGTTTTCCTCTCCGCCCCCAAGGTCCGTGCCGACGCCTACGCCCGGCTCTCCCGGTGGATGAAGGCGTACGTCTTCGATTGA
- a CDS encoding SDR family NAD(P)-dependent oxidoreductase: protein MSGLFDLSGRVALVTGSSRGIGNALARALADAGATVVLNGVDAERLKAAEALMAADYPPGRVHGCAFDVTDASEAARGVAWVEEHVGPLEVLVNNAGIQHRVPMLELDVADWERVIATDLTSAFLVGREAARHMIGRGHGKIINICSVQADLARPTIAPYVAAKGGLRNLTRAMTAEWAGSGL, encoded by the coding sequence ATGAGTGGACTTTTTGACTTGTCGGGCCGGGTGGCGTTGGTGACGGGGTCGAGCCGGGGGATCGGGAATGCGTTGGCGCGGGCCCTGGCGGATGCGGGGGCGACGGTGGTGCTGAACGGTGTGGATGCGGAGCGGTTGAAGGCTGCGGAGGCGTTGATGGCCGCGGATTACCCGCCGGGGCGGGTGCACGGGTGCGCGTTTGATGTCACGGACGCGTCCGAGGCGGCCCGGGGCGTGGCGTGGGTCGAGGAGCACGTGGGGCCGCTGGAGGTGCTGGTGAACAATGCCGGGATCCAGCACCGGGTGCCGATGCTGGAGCTGGATGTCGCGGACTGGGAGCGGGTGATCGCGACGGACCTGACGAGCGCGTTCCTGGTGGGCCGGGAAGCGGCCCGGCACATGATCGGGCGGGGGCACGGGAAGATCATCAATATTTGTTCGGTGCAGGCGGATCTGGCCCGGCCCACGATTGCCCCGTATGTGGCGGCGAAGGGCGGGCTGCGGAATTTGACGCGGGCGATGACGGCGGAGTGGGCGGGGTCCGGGCTGC
- a CDS encoding NAD(P)-dependent oxidoreductase, with the protein MELDRREAGFVGLGLMGAPMAANLLGAGWAVRAWNRSPQALDDFEARGGSRAAAVDELRDMPVIIFMLPDLSYIEDASAGLLARWASEPPAPGTVVVIMSSVSPTAVKDFGARVAAASGGNAVVVDAPVSGGTQGAQDGTLAIMAGAGEAEFVRLLPLFEAMGTTVRRLGPLGSGSLAKACNQLIVGTTTAALAEAAELAERSGMDVAALYEVLAGGLAGSRVLDIVGPRLAARDYEPTGPAKFMHKDLSFVLESAAAAGAAAPMARAGVGLYAELKRQGLGDRDLAVVRQTISNLSDNTTVTTN; encoded by the coding sequence ATGGAGCTGGACCGCAGGGAAGCCGGGTTTGTCGGACTCGGGCTGATGGGGGCGCCGATGGCGGCGAACCTCCTGGGCGCCGGCTGGGCCGTCAGGGCCTGGAACCGGTCACCGCAGGCGCTGGACGACTTCGAAGCCCGCGGCGGCTCCCGCGCGGCCGCGGTGGACGAGCTCCGGGATATGCCGGTCATTATTTTCATGCTCCCGGACCTGTCCTACATCGAAGACGCAAGCGCCGGGCTCCTGGCCCGGTGGGCGTCCGAGCCGCCGGCGCCGGGAACCGTTGTGGTCATCATGAGCAGCGTCTCGCCGACGGCAGTCAAGGACTTCGGCGCACGGGTCGCGGCGGCCAGCGGCGGCAACGCCGTCGTCGTCGATGCTCCAGTCAGCGGCGGCACCCAAGGCGCGCAGGACGGGACGCTCGCCATCATGGCCGGCGCCGGCGAGGCCGAGTTCGTCCGGCTCCTGCCGCTCTTCGAGGCGATGGGCACCACCGTGCGGCGGCTGGGGCCGCTGGGGTCGGGCTCGCTGGCCAAAGCGTGCAACCAGCTCATCGTGGGAACCACGACGGCGGCGCTCGCCGAGGCCGCCGAGCTCGCCGAACGCTCCGGCATGGACGTCGCCGCCCTCTACGAGGTGCTGGCCGGCGGCCTGGCGGGAAGCCGGGTCCTGGACATCGTGGGGCCCCGGCTCGCCGCCAGGGACTACGAGCCCACCGGGCCGGCCAAATTCATGCACAAGGACCTGTCCTTCGTGCTCGAAAGCGCCGCGGCGGCCGGTGCGGCGGCCCCGATGGCCCGGGCCGGCGTCGGGCTCTATGCGGAGCTTAAGCGCCAGGGCCTGGGGGACCGGGACCTCGCCGTCGTGCGGCAAACAATCTCGAATCTCAGCGACAACACAACAGTTACGACCAATTGA
- a CDS encoding D-2-hydroxyacid dehydrogenase has product MMNTMTTKTTVAIAVPLEVELVDRIRAVDPSVTVLYDPELLPPERFPADHAGDPAFRRTPEQEERYWDMLNKAQVLYGFPNENPAGLARIAGSNPRLEWIHAMAAGAGGAVKASGLDTATLQKFKVTTSAGVHALPLAEFAALGILNGFKRSAELAQDQAAKVWPELRTPTRLVNGSRLVVTGLGEIGLETARIARALGMRVSGTKRTVEPIDGIEEVTDNEGLAGLLASADAVVNTLPGTPYTEKLFGRGAFAAMKPGTVFVNVGRGTVVDEDALLEALGNGQVSYACLDVFAVEPLPQDSPLWTHPRVMVSPHTSALSAAENRLIAERFCSNLRTYLDGGDLPHLVDPVHFY; this is encoded by the coding sequence ATGATGAACACTATGACGACCAAAACCACCGTCGCGATCGCCGTCCCGCTCGAAGTCGAGCTGGTGGACCGGATCCGCGCCGTCGACCCGTCCGTGACTGTCCTCTACGACCCCGAGCTCCTCCCGCCGGAACGCTTTCCCGCAGACCACGCCGGGGATCCGGCGTTCCGCCGGACGCCCGAGCAGGAGGAGCGCTACTGGGACATGCTCAACAAGGCCCAGGTCCTGTACGGGTTCCCCAACGAGAACCCGGCGGGCCTGGCCAGGATCGCCGGGAGCAACCCGCGGCTGGAGTGGATCCACGCCATGGCCGCCGGTGCCGGCGGCGCGGTCAAGGCCTCCGGCCTGGACACCGCGACGCTGCAGAAGTTCAAAGTCACTACCTCCGCCGGGGTGCATGCCCTCCCGCTGGCCGAGTTCGCCGCACTCGGCATCCTGAACGGCTTCAAGCGCAGCGCGGAACTGGCGCAGGACCAGGCGGCCAAGGTCTGGCCCGAGCTGCGCACCCCCACCCGGCTGGTCAACGGCTCCCGCCTGGTGGTAACCGGGCTGGGCGAGATCGGGCTCGAAACGGCCCGGATCGCCCGGGCGCTGGGCATGCGCGTCAGCGGGACCAAGCGGACCGTGGAGCCGATCGACGGCATCGAGGAAGTCACGGACAACGAGGGCCTGGCCGGCCTGCTGGCCTCGGCGGACGCCGTCGTCAACACCCTGCCGGGCACGCCCTACACGGAGAAGCTCTTCGGCCGCGGCGCCTTCGCCGCGATGAAGCCGGGCACGGTCTTCGTCAACGTGGGCCGCGGCACCGTGGTGGACGAGGACGCACTGCTTGAAGCCCTCGGCAACGGACAGGTCTCGTACGCCTGCCTCGATGTCTTCGCCGTGGAGCCGCTGCCGCAGGACAGCCCGCTGTGGACCCACCCCAGGGTCATGGTGTCCCCGCACACCTCGGCCCTCAGCGCCGCCGAGAACCGGCTGATCGCCGAGCGCTTCTGCAGCAACCTGCGCACCTACCTCGACGGCGGCGACCTCCCCCACCTCGTGGATCCGGTCCACTTCTACTAA
- a CDS encoding MFS transporter yields MTTSTNTQLAEADGAVVDPEQLRRATLASSVGSALEYYDFYIYGLASALIFGPLFFKPLGDDGALIASFATYGVGFAARPFGGMVFGHIGDRFGRKMVLILTIGLMGTASFAIGLLPTYEQAGMLGAVLLVTLRILQGLGAGAEQAGATTLISEVAPRRRRGFFASLPFVGIQLGTLLGAGTFALIAMADKSVLEGWLWRVPFLASVLLVVVAIFIRLRLKETPVFQELEKHKNVVKNPIGQLWKHSKKNVLIGIGLRMGENGNSSIYSALLIAFLAAKDGVFPGDKFIGPVGLLIAAGFAAVLVITFGALSDRFGRVPVYRYGALFQAVIALPAFYLVTLGNVALVWTVMVVGIALGVQSMLGPQCPLLPELFGSQYRFTGVAMSRELSAVLAGGLVPLVGAALLAAMDHSWLVLAVYSLVLALISFITTFFTPETAGRDLVLTEDAR; encoded by the coding sequence GTGACAACTAGTACTAATACACAGCTCGCTGAAGCGGACGGCGCCGTCGTCGATCCGGAACAGCTGCGACGGGCAACGCTTGCCAGCTCTGTGGGCTCCGCACTGGAGTACTACGACTTTTACATCTACGGCCTGGCTTCGGCCCTGATTTTCGGTCCGCTGTTCTTCAAGCCGCTCGGTGACGACGGCGCGCTGATCGCCTCATTCGCGACCTACGGTGTGGGCTTCGCGGCACGGCCGTTCGGCGGCATGGTCTTTGGCCACATCGGGGACCGGTTCGGCCGGAAGATGGTCCTCATCCTCACCATCGGCCTGATGGGAACCGCCAGCTTTGCCATCGGACTGCTGCCGACCTACGAGCAGGCAGGCATGCTCGGCGCCGTGCTCCTGGTGACGCTGCGCATCCTCCAGGGACTGGGTGCCGGCGCCGAACAGGCCGGTGCCACCACGTTGATTTCCGAGGTTGCACCGCGCCGCCGTCGCGGTTTCTTCGCCTCGCTGCCGTTTGTGGGCATCCAGCTGGGCACCCTCCTGGGCGCCGGAACCTTCGCGCTCATCGCCATGGCGGACAAGTCCGTCCTGGAAGGCTGGCTGTGGCGCGTGCCCTTCCTGGCCAGCGTGCTCCTGGTTGTCGTGGCCATCTTCATCCGGCTGCGGCTGAAGGAAACGCCCGTGTTCCAGGAACTGGAGAAGCACAAGAATGTGGTCAAGAACCCGATCGGCCAGCTGTGGAAGCACTCGAAGAAGAACGTGCTGATCGGCATCGGCCTGCGGATGGGCGAGAACGGCAATTCCTCGATCTACTCCGCCCTGCTGATCGCGTTCCTGGCGGCCAAGGACGGCGTCTTCCCCGGTGACAAGTTCATCGGACCGGTGGGCCTGCTCATCGCCGCCGGGTTCGCCGCCGTCCTGGTGATCACGTTCGGTGCCCTGTCCGACCGCTTCGGCCGTGTGCCCGTCTACCGCTACGGCGCCCTGTTCCAGGCTGTCATCGCGCTGCCCGCCTTCTACCTCGTGACGCTGGGCAACGTCGCCCTCGTGTGGACCGTCATGGTGGTGGGCATCGCCCTCGGCGTCCAGTCCATGCTCGGCCCCCAGTGCCCGCTCCTGCCGGAGTTGTTCGGCTCGCAGTACCGCTTCACCGGAGTGGCCATGAGCCGTGAGCTCTCCGCCGTGCTGGCCGGCGGGCTGGTCCCGCTGGTGGGTGCCGCCCTGCTGGCGGCCATGGACCATTCCTGGCTGGTGCTGGCCGTCTACTCGCTCGTGTTGGCGCTGATCTCCTTCATCACCACGTTCTTCACGCCGGAAACGGCAGGGCGCGACCTCGTCCTGACGGAGGATGCGCGCTAA
- a CDS encoding IclR family transcriptional regulator, with the protein MADSRVSRTSDGLGSASPAPAVTRAAAVLEALAASATGRLTLSDLARELGIPKSSTSNLLLALEEARLIHRQGAEFTLGRKLVELGAAYLSRLDEVQEFYRFCEQAPTLSGETVRIAMLDGTNVIYLARYEGHPAVRLTSNIGDKMPVSLCAVGKALIARLHDHDIDEMFPDDAELPVLTPKSLRTGAELKAQLEVIRERGYAFEDEESTTGVVCLAVAVPTRGAHGPSLGLSVTALKATYSEEQGAMMVKELQDLARSLGNPMG; encoded by the coding sequence ATGGCCGATTCCCGAGTTTCCCGAACTTCCGACGGCTTGGGGAGCGCATCGCCCGCGCCGGCAGTCACCCGCGCCGCGGCCGTGCTGGAAGCGCTGGCCGCGTCCGCGACCGGGCGCCTGACGCTCAGCGACCTGGCCCGGGAACTGGGGATCCCGAAGTCCTCGACGTCCAACCTCCTCCTCGCACTCGAGGAAGCCCGGCTGATCCACCGCCAGGGTGCCGAATTCACCCTCGGGCGCAAACTGGTGGAGCTCGGCGCGGCGTACCTCAGCCGCCTTGACGAGGTCCAGGAGTTCTACCGGTTCTGCGAACAGGCCCCGACGCTGTCCGGCGAGACAGTCCGCATCGCGATGCTGGACGGGACCAACGTCATCTACCTGGCCCGCTACGAAGGCCACCCGGCCGTCCGGCTGACGTCCAACATCGGCGACAAGATGCCGGTGTCCCTGTGCGCCGTCGGCAAGGCCCTCATTGCCCGGCTGCACGACCACGACATCGACGAAATGTTCCCCGACGACGCTGAACTTCCGGTCCTGACGCCCAAATCGCTGCGGACCGGCGCCGAGCTCAAAGCCCAGCTGGAAGTCATCCGGGAGCGCGGCTACGCGTTCGAGGACGAGGAGTCCACGACCGGCGTCGTGTGCCTGGCCGTGGCCGTGCCGACGCGCGGCGCCCACGGCCCCAGCCTCGGCCTTTCGGTCACCGCGCTGAAGGCGACCTACTCCGAGGAGCAGGGCGCCATGATGGTCAAGGAACTTCAGGACCTCGCCCGGTCCCTGGGCAATCCCATGGGCTAG
- a CDS encoding fumarylacetoacetate hydrolase family protein, whose translation MTATHPRRIARVRPLPAAAADEFFFVANDAPDFGSDAGKVWTVTGSPFPGSAANAGSRHRSGWEPGASVDQASFTFLAPCVPANVLGMAHNTGRAGRDLPPQAFHKAATSVVGPGDAIELRAGMGRVEPEAELTVVVGSRARGLTPDTAGAVILGYTIGNDVSARDLQATDELWISAKSQDTFTPAGPWIVTDLAAGDLRIGIRHNGVELTPASSADLGWTVAEILAYLTSFMTLHPGDLVLTGFPAQSAAILPGDTVSCHIAGIGELTNPVAAGA comes from the coding sequence ATGACCGCCACGCACCCCCGCAGAATCGCCAGAGTCCGCCCCCTCCCCGCCGCTGCCGCGGACGAATTCTTCTTCGTCGCCAACGATGCACCGGACTTCGGCAGTGACGCAGGCAAAGTCTGGACGGTGACCGGTTCGCCCTTTCCCGGTTCCGCAGCCAACGCGGGCAGCCGGCACCGCAGCGGCTGGGAACCCGGCGCGAGCGTCGACCAGGCGTCCTTCACATTCCTGGCGCCGTGCGTTCCGGCCAATGTCCTGGGCATGGCGCACAACACCGGCCGCGCCGGCCGTGACCTCCCGCCGCAGGCCTTCCACAAGGCGGCCACCAGCGTGGTGGGCCCGGGCGACGCCATTGAACTCCGCGCCGGCATGGGCCGGGTTGAGCCGGAGGCGGAACTGACGGTCGTCGTCGGGAGCAGAGCCCGCGGGCTGACGCCGGACACTGCCGGCGCCGTGATCCTCGGTTACACGATCGGAAACGACGTCTCCGCCAGGGACCTGCAGGCCACCGACGAACTCTGGATCAGTGCCAAGAGCCAGGACACGTTCACCCCGGCGGGCCCCTGGATCGTCACTGATCTGGCGGCCGGCGATCTGCGGATCGGCATCAGGCACAACGGGGTGGAGCTCACGCCGGCCAGCTCCGCTGATCTCGGCTGGACGGTGGCGGAGATCCTTGCCTACCTGACCTCCTTCATGACGCTGCACCCCGGCGACCTCGTCCTGACGGGATTCCCGGCCCAGTCCGCCGCGATCCTTCCCGGAGACACCGTCAGCTGCCACATTGCCGGCATCGGCGAGCTGACGAATCCCGTGGCGGCCGGAGCCTGA